Proteins from one Gimesia maris genomic window:
- the ccsA gene encoding cytochrome c biogenesis protein: MATNTLPDQTDETATRGSDSGETNFNETFLKVLSPLSSLRLTVVLFAMAIFIILAGTLAQVNKDIWVVIDEYFRTGIAKIEFKIFFPPSFFPNLDQQNIPGFIYFPGGWLIGFLMGLNLFAAHLIRFKVQAKGKQRTIGWTIIAAGSLVTWLVIISGANKDGFQGYSLLSWQALWWLLEAGVGVATVAGCVLFFYIDKHRRAERGLILGITILLGCLLAWFISQGQAARFSDASMRILWQLIKATFAGCVLLSGCIFLFKKRAGVVLLHAGVGLMMLSELIVGTMAVETQMTISEGQTTNFVHDIREIELAIIDETDPQEDKVTVIPKSILLAKQQQVVSDPKLPFDYELVKYYPNASLRKVSSLTPEEQKETKNPATAGIGLDWIALPMRSASGTDMGGGVDTPAAYIKVIDKKSSETLGIYLVDLEMALQEIGQPVVVDGTPYQLYLRFKRYYKPYSVTLNDVRKDDYAGTNTVMSYSSDIKLVDPTNNVDREIKVWMNNPLRYSGETFYQSGYHADPTTGKEMTTLSVVTNVGWMIPYVSCMIVVVGMLYHFMITLLRYLNRREKQRNEPSDVNEFIPTGKENDLAWQNRARLQEKLTKYLIPALIVVIFGGYLMSKARVPKPDSNKMNLYEFGQLPILYEGRTKPVDTLARNSLRIISGKQEFTDQDGEKQPAIKWFLDTIAKPQDAFEYQVIRIENPDLLTTLKLSKRAGFRYSFDDFIEQMPELMKQSDLARKAGKGNATLYQSRVLDLEKKIGTVDLLISSFKPPEIRAESARDDLIEAIRRHGMLERRNPPRAIPPGGEGENDDQWQTYSYAWTRDLVKASFAKDKENEATQAWTKMLVAYASDDVSEFNKEVRNYQIWLNKHKADLPHTSLSKVDFEAFFNHFEPFFYCSVLYIFAFVMVCFSFLFWPRPLGNAAFWLICLTFFVHTLALIGRIYISGRPPVTNLYSSAVFIGWGAVLAGIVIEKINRLGIGSLLASVAGFSTLLIAHMLAGDGDTFAVLQAVLDTQFWLATHVVCITLGYAATFVAGLLGVFYILWGTCTPRMTATAGKEVIRMLYGVLCFAIILSFFGTVLGGLWADDSWGRFWGWDPKENGALIIVLWNALVLHARWGGMVKDRGLAILAIGGNIVTSWSWFGVNELGVGLHSYGFTEGVLKALGLFMLSQLAVMAVALIPQNQWWSFKKRDA; this comes from the coding sequence ATGGCAACCAATACCCTTCCCGATCAGACAGACGAAACGGCGACACGCGGATCCGATTCCGGGGAAACCAACTTCAATGAAACATTCCTGAAGGTCCTGTCGCCTCTGTCTTCGTTGAGACTGACGGTGGTGCTGTTTGCAATGGCCATCTTTATTATCCTGGCGGGTACCCTGGCCCAGGTGAATAAAGACATCTGGGTCGTCATCGACGAATACTTCCGTACCGGTATTGCTAAAATTGAGTTCAAAATCTTTTTCCCCCCTTCCTTTTTCCCGAATCTCGACCAGCAGAATATTCCCGGCTTTATCTACTTCCCGGGAGGCTGGCTGATCGGCTTCCTGATGGGCTTGAACCTGTTCGCTGCCCACCTGATTCGTTTTAAAGTGCAGGCAAAAGGGAAACAGCGAACTATCGGCTGGACGATTATCGCCGCAGGATCCCTGGTGACGTGGCTGGTGATCATCAGTGGGGCCAACAAAGATGGGTTCCAGGGATACTCGCTGTTGAGCTGGCAGGCACTGTGGTGGCTGCTGGAAGCGGGAGTCGGGGTTGCGACAGTCGCGGGGTGTGTCCTCTTTTTTTACATCGACAAACATCGCAGAGCAGAACGTGGCTTGATCCTGGGAATCACGATCCTGCTGGGCTGTCTATTAGCCTGGTTTATTTCCCAGGGGCAGGCGGCACGGTTCAGTGATGCCTCCATGCGGATTCTATGGCAGTTGATCAAAGCCACTTTTGCAGGCTGTGTCCTGCTCTCCGGTTGTATTTTCCTGTTCAAGAAACGGGCGGGCGTTGTGTTACTGCATGCCGGCGTCGGCCTGATGATGCTCAGCGAACTGATTGTCGGCACAATGGCCGTCGAAACCCAGATGACCATCTCCGAAGGCCAGACCACCAACTTCGTACATGATATCCGTGAGATCGAACTGGCCATCATTGATGAAACAGACCCCCAGGAAGACAAGGTCACCGTCATCCCCAAGTCGATTCTGCTGGCAAAACAGCAGCAGGTTGTCTCTGACCCGAAACTCCCCTTCGACTACGAGCTGGTCAAATATTATCCGAATGCGTCCCTGCGTAAAGTGAGTTCTCTGACTCCTGAAGAACAGAAAGAGACCAAGAATCCCGCGACAGCCGGAATCGGCCTGGACTGGATCGCGTTACCGATGCGGAGTGCCAGTGGTACTGACATGGGGGGCGGCGTCGACACGCCGGCTGCCTATATTAAAGTGATCGACAAAAAATCGTCTGAGACTCTGGGGATCTACCTGGTCGACCTGGAAATGGCGTTACAGGAAATCGGGCAGCCGGTGGTCGTAGACGGCACACCCTATCAGCTCTACCTGCGTTTTAAACGATATTACAAACCTTATTCCGTCACGCTCAACGATGTCCGCAAGGATGATTACGCAGGCACCAACACGGTAATGAGCTATTCTTCTGACATCAAACTGGTTGATCCGACCAACAATGTCGATCGGGAAATCAAAGTCTGGATGAACAACCCGCTGCGTTACAGTGGCGAAACCTTTTACCAGAGCGGTTACCATGCTGATCCGACCACTGGAAAGGAAATGACAACCCTGTCCGTCGTCACGAATGTCGGCTGGATGATTCCTTACGTCTCCTGCATGATCGTGGTGGTGGGCATGCTGTATCACTTCATGATTACGCTGTTGCGATACTTAAACCGTCGTGAAAAACAGCGAAACGAGCCATCAGACGTCAATGAGTTTATACCAACTGGCAAAGAAAATGATCTGGCCTGGCAGAACCGGGCACGCCTGCAGGAAAAACTGACAAAGTACCTGATCCCGGCTCTGATTGTCGTAATTTTTGGCGGCTACCTCATGAGCAAAGCCCGGGTACCGAAACCGGATTCCAATAAGATGAACCTGTATGAATTCGGCCAACTGCCGATTTTATATGAAGGCCGGACCAAGCCCGTTGATACCCTGGCTCGCAACAGTCTGCGAATTATCTCGGGTAAACAGGAATTCACAGATCAGGACGGCGAAAAGCAACCGGCCATCAAATGGTTCCTGGATACCATTGCCAAACCACAGGATGCCTTTGAATACCAGGTCATTCGGATTGAAAATCCGGATTTACTCACCACGCTCAAGCTGTCCAAGCGCGCTGGCTTCCGTTATTCGTTTGACGACTTTATCGAACAAATGCCTGAACTGATGAAACAGTCTGATCTGGCACGAAAAGCGGGTAAAGGGAATGCGACCCTGTATCAGTCACGCGTACTCGATCTCGAAAAGAAAATCGGCACCGTTGACCTGCTGATTTCATCATTCAAACCGCCGGAAATCCGGGCTGAGTCGGCCCGCGATGACCTGATCGAAGCGATCCGCCGCCATGGGATGCTGGAGCGTCGCAACCCGCCCCGCGCCATTCCTCCGGGAGGCGAAGGTGAGAATGATGATCAATGGCAGACTTATTCGTATGCCTGGACCCGCGACCTGGTCAAAGCCAGTTTTGCCAAGGATAAGGAAAACGAAGCCACACAAGCCTGGACGAAAATGCTCGTGGCGTATGCCAGTGATGATGTGAGTGAATTCAATAAAGAGGTACGCAACTACCAGATCTGGTTGAACAAGCACAAAGCAGATCTGCCACACACCAGCCTGTCCAAAGTCGATTTCGAAGCATTCTTCAATCACTTTGAACCCTTTTTTTACTGCTCTGTGCTCTACATATTCGCATTTGTAATGGTCTGTTTCTCGTTCCTGTTCTGGCCCAGACCGTTGGGCAACGCGGCGTTCTGGCTGATCTGCCTCACATTCTTTGTGCATACTCTCGCGCTGATTGGCCGGATTTATATTTCGGGACGACCACCGGTTACCAACCTGTATTCATCGGCTGTCTTTATCGGCTGGGGAGCTGTACTGGCGGGAATTGTCATTGAAAAAATCAATCGACTGGGCATCGGCAGTTTACTGGCCTCGGTCGCTGGATTTTCGACACTGCTGATTGCGCACATGCTCGCCGGCGATGGTGATACGTTTGCCGTGCTGCAGGCAGTCCTGGATACACAGTTCTGGCTGGCCACCCATGTGGTCTGTATTACACTCGGTTATGCGGCGACTTTTGTCGCGGGTCTACTCGGCGTATTCTATATCCTGTGGGGTACCTGTACTCCCCGCATGACGGCAACGGCAGGCAAAGAAGTGATACGCATGTTGTACGGCGTCCTCTGCTTTGCGATCATCCTGAGTTTCTTTGGTACCGTGCTCGGTGGTCTGTGGGCCGACGATTCCTGGGGCCGCTTCTGGGGCTGGGATCCTAAAGAAAACGGCGCATTGATCATCGTGCTCTGGAATGCACTTGTGCTACACGCACGCTGGGGTGGCATGGTCAAAGACCGTGGTCTGGCCATCCTTGCGATCGGCGGAAACATCGTCACCAGCTGGTCCTGGTTTGGTGTGAACGAACTCGGTGTCGGACTGCATTCTTATGGTTTCACCGAAGGAGTCCTGAAAGCGCTGGGGCTGTTTATGCTCTCACAACTTGCCGTAATGGCTGTCGCACTGATCCCACAGAACCAGTGGTGGAGTTTCAAAAAGCGAGATGCCTGA
- a CDS encoding isochorismatase family protein: MKTFYKLAACLSLILISTTSLSAKDLDLQLRYQQETGKDTGGFHRLQRSESWKPSETAIIVCDVWDYHHCLNAVKRLEQFAPRLDQLLKTARAEGVTIIHAPSDCMPAYQKHPARKRAMQVTFDGPVPDGIENWCSKIPAEERAVYPLDQSDGGEDDDPEEHAVWAKKLKDLGRNPALPWKSQSPVITVDSERDFISDKGDEVWRILESRGIKNVMLVGVHTNMCVLGRPFGLRQLKQNGKNVVLVRDLTDTMYNPQRWPYVSHFTGNDLIISHIEKYVCPTITSDQLLGDQAFVFKEDKRPHLLIVMAEAEYETNISLPKFAAENLGKHFRVSLIYADEKDRNLIPGIEKINDADVVLFSVRRRVLPAKEMQAIRKYVKAGKPVVGIRTASHAFSLRGKEPPAGYADWTEFDAYVFGGNYKGHHANDLKSMVTINPAQKQNPILDGISDKPFPQAYSLYEVSPLAKGTTVLMTAEIPGKPVEPVAWTFQRKDGGKSFYTSLGHPGDFKQPEFVRLLTNSIYWAAGLDPANVKVSQKVSLNDAPHWSVVEVPGNGSTAKTDQGRWYRCVVRIPEAWKAGKTLLLTAGNADNTQVRAWLNGTPLKSTEKGFQLDRQAVYGDDANLIVLQVTGPAGETDFASAPRLISGQSALPLAGRWQYRTGKDSAFANMPLPAKFGTVTDIVFQP, encoded by the coding sequence GTGAAGACGTTCTACAAGCTGGCTGCCTGCCTGAGCCTGATTCTGATTTCTACAACTTCACTGTCCGCGAAAGATCTGGATCTGCAATTGCGTTATCAGCAGGAAACGGGCAAAGACACCGGTGGCTTTCATCGGCTGCAACGTTCCGAGAGCTGGAAACCATCTGAGACCGCCATCATTGTCTGTGATGTGTGGGATTATCACCACTGTCTCAATGCCGTCAAACGCCTCGAACAGTTCGCGCCGCGCCTGGATCAGCTGTTAAAGACAGCCCGTGCGGAAGGGGTCACCATCATCCATGCCCCCAGTGACTGCATGCCCGCTTATCAGAAACATCCCGCGCGAAAACGAGCCATGCAGGTGACCTTTGACGGCCCTGTACCAGATGGCATTGAAAACTGGTGCTCGAAGATTCCGGCTGAAGAGCGTGCCGTCTACCCCCTGGATCAGTCCGACGGGGGAGAAGACGATGATCCCGAGGAACACGCAGTCTGGGCCAAAAAGCTGAAAGACCTCGGCCGCAATCCCGCGCTACCCTGGAAGAGCCAGTCACCTGTGATCACAGTCGACAGCGAGCGTGATTTCATCAGTGACAAAGGCGATGAAGTCTGGCGGATTCTGGAGAGCCGCGGAATCAAAAACGTGATGCTGGTAGGCGTGCACACGAATATGTGTGTTCTGGGGCGTCCGTTTGGATTACGACAATTGAAGCAGAACGGCAAGAATGTCGTTCTCGTTCGCGATCTGACAGACACCATGTATAACCCCCAGCGCTGGCCTTACGTCAGTCATTTTACCGGCAATGACTTGATCATTTCACACATCGAAAAATATGTCTGTCCGACCATCACCAGCGATCAACTGCTCGGCGATCAGGCATTCGTTTTCAAAGAAGATAAACGACCGCATCTGTTAATCGTGATGGCGGAAGCCGAATATGAAACGAATATCAGTCTGCCGAAGTTTGCCGCGGAAAATCTGGGCAAACACTTTCGGGTCAGCCTGATCTATGCCGATGAAAAGGATCGGAACCTGATTCCGGGAATCGAAAAAATCAACGATGCCGACGTGGTCCTGTTCAGCGTGCGTCGCCGTGTCTTACCTGCAAAAGAAATGCAGGCGATTCGGAAATATGTGAAAGCCGGTAAACCCGTTGTGGGAATCCGGACCGCCAGTCACGCGTTCTCACTCCGGGGAAAAGAACCTCCTGCAGGTTACGCTGACTGGACGGAATTCGATGCTTACGTGTTCGGCGGCAATTATAAAGGGCATCATGCCAACGATCTCAAATCGATGGTCACCATCAATCCCGCACAAAAACAAAATCCCATTCTGGATGGCATTTCCGACAAACCATTCCCGCAGGCCTATTCACTGTATGAAGTCTCTCCGCTGGCAAAAGGCACCACGGTGTTGATGACCGCAGAAATTCCGGGTAAACCAGTCGAGCCGGTTGCCTGGACCTTCCAGCGCAAAGACGGCGGAAAATCGTTTTACACTTCACTGGGACATCCAGGTGATTTCAAACAGCCTGAGTTTGTCAGACTGCTGACAAATAGTATCTACTGGGCCGCCGGCCTCGATCCGGCGAATGTCAAAGTCTCACAAAAAGTCTCGTTGAACGACGCACCTCACTGGTCCGTAGTTGAAGTTCCGGGTAACGGCTCAACAGCGAAAACCGACCAGGGCCGCTGGTATCGCTGTGTGGTGCGTATTCCCGAAGCATGGAAAGCCGGCAAAACATTACTGTTAACAGCAGGCAACGCTGACAATACGCAAGTCCGTGCCTGGTTGAATGGCACACCTTTGAAGTCGACGGAGAAGGGTTTTCAACTGGATCGTCAAGCGGTTTACGGGGATGATGCCAACCTGATTGTGTTGCAGGTAACAGGCCCGGCCGGTGAGACCGATTTTGCTTCTGCACCGCGGCTGATATCCGGTCAAAGCGCACTGCCTCTGGCAGGTCGCTGGCAGTACCGGACTGGCAAAGATTCCGCATTTGCCAACATGCCTTTGCCGGCAAAATTCGGAACGGTGACGGACATCGTATTTCAGCCCTGA
- a CDS encoding sialidase family protein — translation MKSLVPVCLTLVLLIAGTSRLSAEDSAKPLDYEVDLRVVTEGFDGKTCWVQARTGAIPQAGPFPATVVLTMQKLLLTGSDVFYALNEMRTTDGENWVGPIKHDTLARRRLSDKHEIAVCDFTPGWHAKTKKLLGTGHTVRYENNKVMHVRKRSVAYSVYNEKDHTWSDWTTMSMPDEPRFESCGAGSAQRYDLEDGSILLPVYFKKKGAKQYSTTVVLCDFDGEKLTYKKHGSEHTIPVKRGLYEPSITKYQDKYYLTMRNDDKGYVSVSDDGLNYSEPIVWKFDDGKELGNYNTQQHWVTHSDGLYLVYTRRGANNDHVFRHRAPLFMAQVDPETLQVKRKTERIIVPEKGARMGNFAVVNLSPSETWVTVAEWMQPIGIEKYGSNNRIYTARIKWSKPSRQDD, via the coding sequence ATGAAATCGCTCGTTCCTGTTTGTCTCACGCTTGTACTGCTGATTGCGGGAACGTCCCGTCTCTCTGCTGAAGATTCCGCGAAACCACTTGACTATGAAGTCGATTTGCGCGTGGTTACGGAAGGCTTCGATGGGAAAACCTGCTGGGTTCAGGCCCGCACCGGTGCTATTCCTCAGGCAGGTCCGTTTCCCGCGACCGTCGTACTCACAATGCAGAAGCTGCTGTTGACCGGCTCGGATGTGTTCTATGCTTTAAATGAGATGCGGACGACTGACGGAGAAAACTGGGTAGGGCCGATCAAACATGATACATTAGCGCGAAGGCGTTTATCAGACAAGCATGAGATCGCGGTCTGTGATTTCACGCCCGGCTGGCACGCGAAAACCAAAAAACTGCTGGGAACCGGTCATACCGTACGCTATGAAAATAATAAAGTCATGCACGTTCGCAAGCGGAGTGTGGCGTATTCGGTCTATAATGAAAAGGATCACACCTGGTCCGACTGGACCACCATGAGCATGCCGGACGAACCCCGTTTCGAAAGCTGCGGCGCCGGTTCCGCACAGCGATATGATCTGGAAGATGGCAGCATTCTTCTGCCCGTCTACTTCAAGAAAAAAGGAGCAAAGCAGTACAGCACTACGGTGGTGTTATGCGACTTTGATGGCGAGAAGCTGACTTACAAAAAGCATGGCAGCGAACATACGATTCCCGTCAAACGCGGGTTATATGAACCTTCCATTACGAAGTACCAGGATAAGTATTATCTGACAATGCGAAATGACGACAAAGGGTATGTCTCGGTCAGCGATGACGGGCTGAATTATTCCGAGCCGATTGTCTGGAAGTTTGATGACGGTAAAGAACTGGGGAATTATAACACGCAGCAGCATTGGGTGACCCACAGCGATGGTCTGTACCTGGTCTATACACGACGCGGCGCGAACAACGACCATGTATTTCGGCATCGGGCACCGCTGTTTATGGCTCAAGTCGATCCTGAAACGCTGCAGGTGAAACGCAAAACCGAACGAATCATTGTGCCGGAAAAAGGGGCGCGGATGGGAAACTTCGCCGTCGTGAATCTCAGCCCCAGCGAAACCTGGGTCACCGTCGCCGAGTGGATGCAGCCGATCGGCATCGAAAAGTACGGCAGTAACAACCGGATTTACACCGCCCGCATCAAATGGTCAAAGCCTTCACGCCAGGATGATTAA
- a CDS encoding cellulase family glycosylhydrolase yields the protein MRMCSLIAVLTFCCCPILPAADLDFIRISADGKSFVTSQNQKPFVPWGFNYDHNGEGQLLEDYWQTDWKQIEQDFAEMKELGANVVRIHIQFGKFMSAVDKPREEALQKLGELLQLAERTGIYIDLTGLGCYHKQDVPAWYDQLTDEERWQAQAVFWEAVAKQCAKSPAIFCYDLMNEPVVHAGKKQGTDWLGPALGNKHFVQRITLSPDKRSRPDIAAAWIKTLVQAIRKHDQRHLITVGMVPWSLDRPGLRSGFVPDKVSQHLDFICVHLYPEAGKVDEAMETLKGFEIGKPLVIEETFPLKSSPQEFEEFLLKSRKYADGWIGFYWGKSLSEYKSEKTIAAALMGNWLEFFVKNGPKFKDETE from the coding sequence ATGCGAATGTGCTCACTGATCGCTGTCCTGACTTTCTGCTGCTGCCCGATTCTCCCGGCGGCCGACCTCGACTTTATTCGCATCAGTGCGGACGGAAAGTCTTTTGTCACCTCACAAAATCAGAAACCGTTTGTTCCCTGGGGATTTAATTACGACCACAACGGGGAGGGTCAACTGCTGGAAGATTACTGGCAGACAGACTGGAAGCAGATCGAACAGGACTTCGCCGAGATGAAAGAACTGGGCGCGAATGTGGTTCGCATCCATATTCAGTTCGGCAAGTTCATGTCTGCCGTCGACAAGCCGCGCGAAGAAGCGTTGCAGAAACTGGGTGAACTGCTGCAACTCGCCGAACGCACGGGGATCTATATCGATCTGACCGGGCTGGGCTGTTATCACAAACAGGATGTCCCCGCCTGGTACGATCAACTGACCGACGAGGAACGCTGGCAGGCGCAGGCGGTTTTCTGGGAAGCGGTTGCGAAACAGTGTGCGAAAAGCCCGGCTATCTTCTGCTACGATCTGATGAATGAACCGGTCGTGCACGCCGGTAAAAAACAGGGAACCGACTGGCTCGGACCTGCCTTAGGCAACAAACATTTTGTGCAGCGCATTACTTTAAGCCCTGATAAAAGGTCTCGACCTGACATCGCAGCCGCCTGGATCAAGACTCTGGTGCAGGCGATTCGCAAGCACGACCAGCGGCACTTAATCACCGTTGGCATGGTTCCCTGGAGCCTGGATCGCCCCGGTCTGCGGTCCGGTTTCGTACCTGACAAAGTCAGCCAGCATCTCGATTTTATCTGCGTGCACCTCTATCCGGAAGCAGGCAAGGTCGATGAGGCCATGGAGACGCTCAAAGGCTTCGAAATCGGTAAACCGCTGGTGATTGAAGAAACATTTCCGCTCAAAAGTTCGCCGCAGGAATTCGAGGAATTTCTGTTGAAGTCACGAAAGTACGCGGACGGCTGGATTGGTTTCTACTGGGGAAAGTCACTGTCTGAATACAAGTCGGAAAAAACCATCGCCGCTGCGTTGATGGGGAACTGGCTGGAGTTCTTCGTCAAGAACGGTCCGAAATTCAAAGACGAGACAGAATAA
- a CDS encoding thioredoxin domain-containing protein, which produces MRFFTTAFLTVVILSGSVQAAAPKGVLLDFTATWCGPCQKMSPLISRLKREGYPIKKVDVDQEPDLAKRFNVTSIPAFVLVVEGREVARSVGSTTESNLRRMLARIPSSEPEQPARENPVVFAANESRASQPAETPIHLTQNETKPEKKSRGFNIPFFGKSKEEESVPVEEPVIRAQFGDSASDPLADAAPQKEIINFRASTVRIRVKDKKGMDLGSGTVIHSAVGRTLIMTCSHIFSELKSDSVIEVDVFQGEKFDTYVGTLVRYNMQADVGLISIPTSGVVAAAKVAGIEQEVKTGDVVASIGCNGGALPTLEKIQVTELNRFLGPDNIECTGMPVQGRSGGGLFDRSGRLVGVCFAVEKDEKRGLYVGLPMIHKLLDEAQLTAIYKEPAVAETVPEVKLAMSETPQEMTPAPNQEILDEFLERAMPSSQPVASGTTGNPDLSQLQAALDQAGEAEVVCIIRPLNKPQSASRVVIINKASSKFVSYLSGEVGNQPTPTSARFQPAETLSRTEQPAQTLQQERISRSLPRTARVNRVQSTTQPEVTGFRAPSSFTQTTNKTTVSREERQGKIQEVEQQLRRYRRSADSRR; this is translated from the coding sequence ATGAGGTTTTTTACGACAGCCTTTCTTACAGTTGTAATCCTTTCCGGATCAGTACAGGCAGCGGCACCCAAAGGTGTGCTGTTGGATTTTACTGCCACCTGGTGCGGTCCCTGTCAGAAAATGAGTCCCTTAATCTCACGTTTAAAGCGTGAAGGTTATCCGATTAAAAAAGTAGACGTTGATCAGGAACCGGATCTGGCGAAACGTTTTAATGTAACCAGCATACCGGCGTTTGTACTGGTGGTGGAAGGCAGAGAGGTCGCCCGTTCGGTGGGATCAACGACCGAGAGCAACCTGCGAAGAATGCTGGCCCGCATCCCCAGTTCAGAACCCGAACAGCCTGCCCGCGAGAACCCTGTTGTTTTCGCTGCGAATGAAAGTCGAGCCAGCCAGCCTGCAGAGACTCCCATTCACCTGACGCAGAACGAAACAAAACCGGAAAAGAAATCTCGCGGCTTTAATATTCCCTTCTTTGGTAAATCAAAAGAAGAAGAGTCGGTCCCGGTCGAAGAACCAGTGATCCGTGCCCAGTTCGGCGACTCTGCCAGTGATCCGCTGGCAGATGCAGCTCCGCAGAAAGAAATTATCAACTTTCGGGCCAGCACGGTTCGTATTCGTGTCAAAGATAAAAAAGGCATGGACCTGGGATCAGGAACTGTAATCCACAGTGCCGTCGGTCGCACATTGATTATGACCTGCAGTCACATCTTCAGTGAACTGAAAAGTGATTCGGTCATTGAAGTCGATGTCTTCCAGGGAGAGAAGTTTGATACCTACGTGGGAACCCTGGTTCGCTACAATATGCAGGCCGACGTGGGGCTGATCTCCATTCCCACATCAGGCGTGGTGGCAGCCGCAAAAGTGGCCGGTATTGAACAGGAAGTCAAAACAGGCGATGTCGTCGCCAGCATCGGTTGTAACGGCGGTGCACTCCCCACACTGGAAAAGATCCAGGTGACGGAACTGAACCGCTTTCTGGGACCCGACAATATCGAATGCACGGGCATGCCTGTGCAGGGACGTTCCGGCGGCGGATTGTTTGACCGTTCCGGTCGACTGGTGGGTGTCTGTTTTGCGGTGGAAAAAGACGAAAAACGTGGTCTGTATGTCGGCCTGCCGATGATTCATAAGCTGCTGGATGAAGCGCAGCTGACTGCCATCTATAAAGAACCGGCTGTCGCAGAAACCGTACCCGAAGTCAAACTGGCGATGAGCGAAACGCCACAGGAAATGACGCCTGCTCCCAATCAGGAAATCCTGGATGAATTTCTGGAACGGGCCATGCCTTCCAGTCAACCCGTTGCTTCAGGCACAACCGGAAACCCCGATCTGTCTCAACTGCAGGCAGCCCTCGATCAGGCTGGCGAAGCAGAAGTCGTCTGCATCATTCGTCCTCTCAATAAGCCTCAATCTGCCAGCCGGGTTGTGATTATCAACAAAGCCAGCTCGAAATTTGTATCTTATCTGTCGGGTGAAGTGGGTAATCAGCCCACACCAACTTCGGCACGTTTTCAACCGGCAGAAACACTAAGCCGGACAGAGCAGCCAGCACAAACTCTGCAGCAGGAACGGATCAGTCGCAGCCTGCCACGCACCGCCCGCGTCAATCGGGTACAGAGTACAACTCAACCCGAAGTCACGGGGTTTCGTGCTCCTTCTTCCTTTACTCAGACTACCAATAAAACCACGGTCTCCCGTGAAGAACGTCAGGGCAAAATCCAGGAAGTAGAACAGCAACTGCGACGTTATCGCCGTTCTGCGGATTCCCGTCGATAA